One genomic segment of Marinitoga piezophila KA3 includes these proteins:
- a CDS encoding DUF996 domain-containing protein encodes MNNELKTAKILAGVGAVLGFAGHFGIIGAILELIGVYKISQIVRDKRIFNYLLWPTIFIYAIYAFGFLGILKDFHDTVTGVNYYNVETNFFFSSSFRVLLLFIALMIIPVIYKIKAYNLLGDYFGNDYFYKAATFTKWGLILFVILIGFVLYFIASIFVIIGYFSLPDEYYQPENNAEFN; translated from the coding sequence ATGAATAACGAATTAAAAACAGCGAAAATTTTAGCGGGAGTGGGGGCAGTATTGGGATTTGCTGGGCATTTTGGAATAATTGGAGCAATTCTTGAACTTATAGGAGTTTATAAGATAAGTCAGATTGTAAGAGATAAACGTATTTTTAATTATTTGTTATGGCCAACTATATTTATTTATGCCATTTATGCATTTGGTTTTTTAGGAATTTTAAAAGATTTTCACGATACTGTCACAGGGGTTAATTATTATAACGTGGAAACAAATTTCTTTTTTTCATCTTCCTTCAGGGTTTTGTTATTATTTATTGCATTAATGATAATTCCTGTAATTTATAAAATTAAAGCATATAATCTTTTAGGTGATTATTTTGGGAATGATTATTTTTATAAAGCAGCAACCTTTACAAAATGGGGGCTTATATTATTTGTAATTCTTATAGGGTTTGTTCTTTACTTTATTGCCTCTATATTTGTGATAATAGGTTATTTCTCTTTACCAGATGAATATTATCAACCGGAAAATAATGCAGAATTTAATTGA
- a CDS encoding phospho-sugar mutase: MDYMKVYEEWLNSPYVDEDTKKELLSIKDNEKEIMERFYKELEFGTAGLRGVLGAGTNRMNIYTVGKATQGLADFIISKGEEYMKRGVVIAYDVRHMSPEFAKTAALVLAGNGIKVYLFDHIAPTPLLSYSVRRLKTAAGIVITASHNPKNYNGYKVYWEQGSQILDDVAIPVMENIKKLTDFSMIKKITEEEALNKGLLEYVGKEIEDEYIEKVKGLAIREEIDKDIKIVYTPLNGTGNKPVRRVLAERGFKNVFVVPEQENPDPDFTTVGYPNPEDLKAFEYAKRLAKEKDADLIIATDPDCDRTAVVVKHNGEYVPLNGNQTGAILIKYIIEGRKEKGTLSNKGMIIKSIVTGDLGKELAAKYGIVTFETLTGFKNICGLENELEGKYDFEFGYEESIGYVTGTFVRDKDGVISSMFVSEAAAYYKTQGKTLVDVLYDLYNEIGYYFENNFSLIIEGLEGMEKMKRIMETYRKEFPKEIGDMKLVRYIDYLERKDKDLVSGEEKETDVPKSNVLRFFFDDGSWYAVRPSGTEPKLKIYIYSKDKNEEKSKEKLALMKEKIMEIINSVE; this comes from the coding sequence ATGGATTACATGAAAGTATATGAAGAATGGTTAAATAGCCCATATGTAGACGAAGATACAAAAAAAGAATTATTATCCATAAAGGATAATGAAAAGGAAATCATGGAAAGATTTTACAAAGAACTCGAATTTGGAACTGCAGGGTTAAGAGGTGTGCTTGGTGCAGGAACAAATAGAATGAATATATACACAGTTGGTAAGGCTACTCAGGGATTGGCAGACTTTATCATATCAAAAGGCGAAGAATATATGAAACGTGGTGTGGTAATTGCCTATGATGTTAGACATATGTCACCTGAATTTGCAAAAACAGCTGCTTTAGTTTTAGCTGGAAATGGCATAAAGGTTTATTTATTTGATCATATTGCACCAACTCCATTATTGTCATATTCTGTTAGAAGATTAAAAACTGCTGCTGGTATTGTTATTACAGCAAGTCATAATCCTAAAAATTATAATGGTTATAAAGTATATTGGGAACAGGGATCACAAATTCTTGATGATGTTGCTATTCCTGTAATGGAAAATATAAAGAAATTAACAGATTTCTCTATGATTAAAAAGATTACTGAGGAAGAAGCTTTAAATAAAGGATTATTGGAATATGTAGGAAAAGAAATTGAAGACGAATATATTGAAAAAGTAAAAGGTCTTGCAATAAGAGAAGAAATTGATAAAGATATAAAGATTGTTTATACACCTTTAAATGGGACAGGAAATAAACCTGTAAGAAGAGTACTTGCAGAAAGAGGATTTAAAAATGTTTTTGTTGTTCCTGAACAGGAAAATCCAGATCCTGACTTCACAACTGTTGGTTATCCAAACCCGGAAGATTTAAAGGCTTTTGAATATGCAAAAAGATTGGCTAAAGAAAAAGATGCTGATTTAATTATTGCAACTGATCCAGATTGTGATAGAACAGCTGTAGTAGTTAAACACAATGGAGAATATGTTCCTCTAAACGGAAATCAAACAGGTGCTATTTTAATAAAATATATTATTGAAGGAAGAAAAGAAAAAGGCACTTTATCAAATAAAGGTATGATTATAAAATCTATTGTTACAGGAGATCTCGGTAAGGAACTTGCTGCAAAATATGGAATTGTAACCTTTGAAACTTTAACAGGATTTAAGAATATCTGTGGTCTTGAAAATGAATTAGAAGGGAAATATGATTTTGAATTTGGCTATGAAGAAAGTATTGGTTATGTAACAGGTACATTTGTAAGGGATAAAGATGGAGTAATTTCATCAATGTTTGTTTCAGAAGCTGCTGCATATTATAAAACACAGGGGAAAACACTTGTAGATGTATTATACGATTTATACAACGAAATTGGATATTATTTTGAAAACAACTTCTCATTGATTATAGAAGGTCTTGAAGGAATGGAAAAGATGAAGAGAATTATGGAAACATACAGAAAAGAATTCCCAAAAGAAATTGGAGATATGAAACTTGTAAGATATATAGATTATCTTGAAAGAAAGGATAAAGATCTTGTTTCAGGTGAAGAAAAAGAAACAGATGTACCAAAATCCAATGTTTTAAGATTTTTCTTTGATGACGGTTCATGGTATGCTGTAAGACCGTCAGGAACAGAACCAAAATTAAAAATTTATATTTACTCAAAGGATAAAAATGAAGAAAAATCAAAAGAAAAATTAGCTCTTATGAAAGAAAAAATAATGGAAATTATTAACTCTGTTGAATAA
- a CDS encoding amidohydrolase produces MLNAVELRHILHQNPELGFQEIKTTAMLKKYISNLAEAYEVDIKIHTPLKTGLIIEYSPLENENEYILFRADIDALPIKEETNAIFKSYNGNMHACGHDVHMAILYGLIDYVLKEKIQKNILFLFQPAEEGGGGALKIIESGIFDKFNIKRAYALHVTDEYEKGIIATTEGILFASAVEIDIEFFGKKSHIAFPQDGINAFNALRTFLDNVDRLNLNPVEPILFGIGKIKSGDVRNVIPSYAKIEGSIRSLSLEYTDKYIKKLEEILKSIKQSMGINYKITIGSRYKEVINNKKLYKDFIEKVSDDFKVIDCGYKMTGEDFGFIAEKYPSLMFWLGTRTNKRVGLHSPLFLPDDNIIEIGIKAFQKILV; encoded by the coding sequence ATGCTAAATGCTGTTGAATTAAGACATATTTTACATCAAAATCCAGAATTGGGATTTCAGGAAATAAAAACTACTGCAATGCTCAAAAAGTACATATCTAATTTAGCAGAAGCGTATGAAGTCGATATAAAAATTCATACACCATTAAAAACAGGATTGATTATAGAATATAGCCCTCTGGAAAATGAAAATGAATATATTTTATTTAGAGCGGATATTGATGCATTACCTATAAAAGAAGAAACAAATGCTATATTTAAATCATATAATGGAAATATGCATGCATGTGGTCATGATGTTCATATGGCAATTTTATATGGATTGATAGATTATGTTTTGAAAGAAAAAATTCAAAAAAATATTTTATTTTTATTTCAACCTGCAGAAGAAGGTGGAGGAGGAGCTTTAAAAATTATAGAAAGTGGTATATTTGATAAATTTAATATAAAAAGAGCTTATGCGCTTCATGTTACTGATGAATATGAAAAAGGAATTATTGCCACAACAGAAGGTATATTATTTGCATCGGCTGTTGAAATAGATATTGAATTTTTTGGTAAAAAGTCACATATAGCATTTCCACAAGATGGAATCAATGCATTTAATGCGTTAAGAACATTTCTTGATAATGTAGACAGATTGAATTTAAACCCTGTTGAGCCAATATTATTTGGAATTGGAAAGATAAAATCAGGAGATGTTAGAAACGTTATTCCTTCATATGCAAAAATAGAAGGAAGTATAAGATCATTAAGTTTGGAATATACAGATAAATATATAAAAAAATTAGAAGAAATTCTTAAATCAATTAAACAAAGCATGGGAATAAATTATAAAATAACTATTGGTTCAAGGTATAAGGAAGTAATTAATAACAAAAAATTGTATAAGGATTTTATAGAAAAAGTTTCAGATGATTTTAAAGTTATAGATTGTGGATATAAAATGACAGGAGAGGATTTTGGGTTTATTGCTGAAAAGTATCCGTCATTAATGTTCTGGCTTGGTACCAGAACTAATAAAAGAGTAGGTTTACATTCACCCCTTTTCTTACCTGATGATAATATTATTGAAATTGGAATAAAGGCATTTCAAAAAATATTAGTTTGA
- a CDS encoding aspartate aminotransferase family protein encodes MILEMYDYFDIEVEKAEGIYIYDKKENKYIDTFSGIGVMAFGHSYKPLLLKFQEKMKKYMHISNFFLDEDALYVAEKLISFTGKKGKVFFTNSGTEAVEAALKAIKKISHNKKNKIIYFKNGFHGRTLGALSINGFENLKAPFRPLLSKCQEFLFNDVNGFNDYMEHHGEEVIAIFVEPIQGSGGIIPITDDFSKAINFWKEKYNYLIISDEIQAGIGRTGKFYSYEHFNLKPDIITLGKALGGGLPLGATLFLEETAEILTKGDHGSTFAPNPVSIAGAKYIVDNIPHMLNDIEEKGNYFFEKLENLNSFKIMDIRGKGLMIGIELDDSYHELKKIALSKGLLLNMIQNNFVIRLLPALNIKYDEIDKIINIMEGLIC; translated from the coding sequence ATGATTCTTGAAATGTATGATTATTTTGATATTGAAGTTGAAAAAGCAGAAGGAATATATATATACGACAAAAAAGAAAATAAGTATATTGATACATTTTCTGGAATAGGAGTAATGGCATTTGGACATTCATACAAACCATTATTACTAAAATTTCAGGAAAAAATGAAAAAATATATGCATATTTCAAATTTTTTTCTTGATGAAGATGCATTATATGTTGCAGAAAAACTCATATCTTTTACTGGTAAAAAAGGGAAAGTCTTTTTTACTAATTCTGGAACTGAAGCAGTGGAAGCAGCTCTAAAAGCAATAAAAAAGATTTCTCATAATAAAAAGAATAAAATAATTTATTTTAAAAACGGATTTCATGGAAGAACATTGGGAGCATTATCTATAAATGGTTTTGAAAACTTAAAAGCTCCATTTAGACCGTTGCTTTCAAAATGTCAGGAATTTTTATTTAATGATGTCAACGGATTTAATGATTATATGGAACATCATGGGGAAGAGGTTATTGCAATTTTTGTAGAACCAATTCAGGGTTCAGGAGGAATTATCCCCATAACTGATGATTTTTCAAAAGCAATTAATTTTTGGAAAGAAAAATATAATTATTTAATAATATCTGATGAAATACAGGCTGGAATAGGAAGAACAGGAAAATTTTATTCATATGAACATTTTAATTTGAAACCTGATATAATTACATTGGGGAAAGCCCTTGGTGGAGGATTACCATTAGGAGCTACATTATTTCTTGAAGAAACAGCTGAAATTTTAACAAAGGGTGATCATGGTTCAACATTCGCACCTAATCCAGTTTCAATAGCTGGTGCAAAATATATTGTTGATAATATTCCTCATATGTTAAATGATATTGAAGAAAAAGGTAATTATTTCTTTGAAAAATTAGAAAATTTAAATTCATTTAAAATTATGGATATTAGAGGAAAAGGTTTAATGATAGGAATCGAATTAGATGATTCATATCATGAATTAAAAAAGATTGCATTAAGTAAAGGATTATTATTAAATATGATTCAGAACAATTTTGTTATACGATTGCTGCCAGCATTAAATATCAAATATGATGAAATAGATAAAATAATTAATATTATGGAGGGTTTGATATGCTAA
- a CDS encoding aspartate kinase, whose product MNIVVQKYGGSSVATPEKIKFVAKKISNRVQEGFKVIVIVSAMGKTTDKLIELAKKVSNSPHPRELDMLLTTGEQMSVALLSIALNDLNISSKSLNAFQAGIFTTGDYNNARIQKFKTDKILSLFKIYDVLVITGFQGINEDGDYTTLGRGGSDTSAVAIAAALNINCEIYSDFAGIYTFDPKIYPEAKKLKYITYDEMLEMASLGAKVLHSRAVEVAKKFNVKIYCASTFLNEEGTYVIADNIENPVVTGMSILENQTQVTITNLPLDHEKVYNIFDKIAHKGFNVDMISIININNKLNLSFTIIEEEMEHFDRYLKEALEDVDGSEINYEHGYVKVSVVGIGMKTEKGVASRFFRALRNIPIKMVTTSEIKISCLIEKQYLSEAINSITKEFEL is encoded by the coding sequence ATGAATATAGTTGTTCAAAAATATGGAGGTTCATCTGTTGCAACACCAGAAAAAATAAAATTTGTGGCGAAAAAAATTTCTAATAGAGTTCAAGAAGGCTTCAAAGTAATTGTAATAGTTTCTGCAATGGGAAAAACCACAGATAAGCTGATAGAGCTGGCAAAAAAAGTTTCCAATTCTCCACATCCAAGGGAATTGGATATGCTTTTAACAACTGGAGAACAAATGTCTGTTGCGTTATTGTCCATTGCATTAAATGATTTAAATATTTCATCAAAATCGTTAAATGCTTTTCAGGCAGGTATTTTTACAACAGGTGATTATAACAATGCAAGAATTCAAAAATTCAAAACAGATAAAATACTTTCTCTTTTTAAAATATATGATGTTCTTGTTATTACAGGATTTCAGGGAATTAATGAAGATGGCGACTATACCACACTTGGTAGAGGAGGTTCTGATACATCTGCAGTAGCTATAGCTGCTGCTTTAAATATTAATTGTGAAATATACAGCGATTTTGCAGGTATTTATACATTTGATCCTAAAATATATCCAGAAGCAAAAAAATTAAAATATATTACATATGATGAAATGTTGGAAATGGCAAGTTTAGGAGCTAAGGTGTTACATAGTCGAGCAGTGGAAGTAGCAAAAAAATTTAATGTAAAAATATACTGTGCCTCGACTTTTTTAAATGAGGAGGGAACATACGTGATAGCAGATAATATAGAAAATCCAGTTGTTACAGGAATGAGTATATTGGAAAATCAAACTCAGGTAACAATAACAAATCTACCACTTGATCATGAAAAGGTGTATAATATATTTGATAAGATTGCCCATAAAGGTTTTAATGTGGATATGATATCTATAATAAATATAAATAATAAATTGAATCTTTCGTTTACAATAATAGAAGAAGAAATGGAACATTTTGATAGATATTTAAAAGAAGCTCTGGAAGATGTAGATGGTTCTGAAATAAATTATGAACACGGATATGTTAAGGTTTCTGTTGTAGGAATTGGTATGAAAACAGAAAAAGGAGTTGCTTCAAGATTTTTTAGAGCTTTGAGAAATATACCTATAAAAATGGTTACAACATCTGAAATAAAAATTTCATGTTTAATTGAAAAGCAATATCTTTCAGAAGCTATAAATTCTATAACAAAGGAGTTTGAATTATGA
- the dapD gene encoding 2,3,4,5-tetrahydropyridine-2,6-dicarboxylate N-acetyltransferase — protein MNSYEIIEYIAKSKKTTPVKVYLKGDLKDLPFNDYFGDEKSGVLFCELEEFESFLSENREKIENYKIELDRRNSAIPLLDLKKINARIEPGAIIRDLVEIGDNVVIMMGAVINIGAKIGSKTMIDMNAVIGGRAIIGNNCHIGAGAVIAGVIEPPSADPVIIADNVLIGANAVILEGIKIGENSVVAAGAIVTSDIEPNSVVAGVPAKIIKKVDEKTKSKTQILDALREL, from the coding sequence ATGAATTCATATGAGATAATAGAGTATATTGCAAAATCCAAAAAAACAACTCCTGTTAAAGTATATTTAAAAGGAGATCTTAAAGATTTGCCTTTTAATGATTATTTTGGTGATGAAAAAAGTGGAGTGTTATTTTGTGAATTAGAAGAGTTTGAAAGTTTTTTATCTGAAAATCGAGAAAAAATAGAAAATTATAAAATAGAATTAGATAGAAGAAATTCTGCCATACCTTTATTGGATTTGAAAAAAATTAACGCTCGAATAGAACCAGGTGCAATAATAAGAGATCTTGTGGAAATTGGAGATAATGTTGTAATTATGATGGGAGCTGTAATAAATATTGGAGCTAAAATTGGAAGCAAAACTATGATTGATATGAATGCGGTAATTGGTGGAAGAGCAATTATAGGAAACAACTGTCATATTGGTGCAGGAGCAGTTATAGCCGGTGTAATAGAGCCGCCAAGTGCAGATCCAGTAATTATAGCAGATAATGTATTAATTGGAGCAAATGCAGTTATTTTAGAAGGAATAAAAATAGGGGAAAATTCCGTTGTTGCAGCAGGTGCAATTGTAACCTCTGATATTGAGCCTAATTCGGTTGTAGCAGGAGTTCCAGCAAAAATAATAAAAAAAGTAGATGAAAAAACCAAGAGCAAAACACAAATTCTTGATGCTTTAAGAGAATTATAG
- a CDS encoding 4-hydroxy-tetrahydrodipicolinate reductase, producing MKYGLIGRNGRMGNEIYNLFSEKGHQLVFSYDKSGEFFEEKPEILIDFSLPEAFNKVIEYVDKFKVPLVIGTTGLDENQIKQLHEISQNIPVVQSYNFSIGIQVLLRLTKLADSLLKDVDIEILETHHRFKKDKPSGTAKMLKDVLNKDVNISSIRVGNVPGDHTVYFGTLGEVITISHRALSRRTFAEGVLKSAEFAIKSIAGFYTFNDVFNLTIN from the coding sequence ATGAAGTATGGATTAATTGGAAGAAATGGAAGAATGGGAAATGAAATATATAATTTATTTTCTGAAAAGGGACATCAGCTTGTTTTTTCATATGATAAATCAGGTGAGTTTTTTGAAGAAAAACCAGAAATATTAATAGACTTCTCTTTGCCAGAAGCTTTTAATAAAGTTATAGAATATGTTGATAAATTTAAGGTTCCTTTAGTAATAGGAACAACAGGATTAGATGAAAATCAAATTAAACAATTACATGAAATTTCGCAAAATATCCCTGTTGTTCAAAGCTATAACTTTTCAATTGGAATTCAGGTTTTATTAAGGCTAACAAAATTAGCAGATTCATTATTAAAAGATGTAGATATAGAAATTTTAGAAACGCATCATAGATTTAAAAAAGACAAACCTTCTGGTACTGCTAAAATGCTAAAGGATGTGTTAAATAAAGATGTAAATATTTCTTCGATAAGAGTTGGAAATGTTCCAGGAGATCATACAGTTTATTTTGGTACGCTTGGTGAGGTAATTACTATTTCACATAGAGCATTGTCGAGAAGGACATTTGCAGAAGGGGTTTTGAAATCTGCGGAATTTGCAATAAAAAGCATAGCAGGATTTTATACATTCAATGATGTGTTCAATCTAACAATAAATTAA
- the dapA gene encoding 4-hydroxy-tetrahydrodipicolinate synthase gives MFKGVGTAIITPFDKDKKVDFKALEKFVEFQAKYVDAIIVLGTTGEAPTISEYEREKIVNKVVEVVDKKIPVIVGTGSNNPEHVITNNMLAKKSGADGLLIVNPYYNKSTQNGLVEYYTYIAERTDLPIILYNVPSRTGSNILPETAVKIFEKNENVIGIKEASGNISQIAELISVKPEDMKVYSGNDDQALPLMALGGDGVISVFSNVLPEVMKKLTHAIIKNDYKTAQEINKKYNVLMRKLFIEVNPIPIKYAVSKLGYCKNILRLPLVELSENSKKIIDNLFEELGI, from the coding sequence ATGTTTAAAGGTGTAGGAACTGCAATTATTACTCCATTTGATAAAGATAAAAAAGTTGATTTTAAAGCATTAGAAAAATTTGTTGAATTTCAGGCAAAATATGTAGATGCAATTATAGTTCTTGGAACTACCGGTGAAGCACCAACAATTTCAGAGTATGAAAGAGAAAAAATTGTTAATAAAGTTGTTGAAGTAGTAGATAAAAAAATACCTGTAATTGTGGGGACTGGTTCAAATAATCCAGAACACGTAATTACGAATAATATGCTTGCTAAAAAGTCTGGTGCAGATGGGTTATTAATAGTTAATCCGTATTATAATAAATCCACACAAAATGGACTTGTTGAATATTACACATATATAGCCGAAAGAACAGATTTACCAATAATCTTGTATAATGTTCCTTCAAGGACAGGATCAAATATTTTACCAGAAACAGCAGTAAAAATATTTGAAAAAAATGAAAATGTAATTGGAATAAAAGAAGCAAGTGGAAATATATCTCAAATTGCAGAATTAATTTCAGTAAAACCGGAAGATATGAAAGTTTATTCCGGGAATGATGATCAGGCTTTACCTCTGATGGCTTTGGGAGGAGATGGGGTTATATCAGTATTTTCAAATGTTTTACCGGAAGTTATGAAAAAGCTTACTCATGCGATAATAAAAAATGATTACAAAACTGCACAGGAAATAAATAAAAAATATAATGTTTTAATGAGAAAGCTATTTATTGAAGTGAATCCTATACCGATAAAATATGCCGTTTCAAAACTTGGATATTGTAAAAATATTTTAAGATTACCGCTTGTTGAATTAAGTGAAAATTCAAAAAAGATAATTGATAATTTGTTTGAGGAGTTGGGAATATGA
- a CDS encoding diaminopimelate decarboxylase family protein translates to MKKIPIPEEKIYELSKKYPTPFYIYDEKGIIDSLKSLQNAFNWCNYKEYFAVKATPTPYILRKLKENNCGMDCSSMTELILSERVGAVGENILFTSNNTPMEEYKKALELKAIINFDDINHIQKLKRLYSLPEIGSIRYTPEKAYGTGIIGNPKEAKFGVPYNRLIEGYELLKQEGIKKFGLHAMIISNTLDINIIARNTELIFEAALKISKKLNINFSFIDIGGGFGIPYHPQEKEINLEELSIRIKDLYFEYFIKNNMKPRIFTENGRYITGPHGYLITKVLYIKESYKIYAGVDANMSSLMRPAIYGAYHHISVLGKSKTKKVRKYDVVGSLCENNDKFAINRELPELEEEDILIIHDVGAHGHSMGFNYNGKLRPAEFIYDGKEFKMIRRAETIDDYFSTIQGGDIYV, encoded by the coding sequence ATGAAAAAAATACCTATACCTGAAGAAAAAATTTATGAATTATCTAAAAAATATCCAACACCATTTTATATATATGATGAAAAAGGAATCATAGATTCATTAAAAAGTCTTCAAAATGCATTTAATTGGTGTAATTACAAGGAATACTTTGCGGTAAAAGCAACGCCTACTCCATATATATTAAGAAAATTAAAAGAAAACAATTGCGGTATGGATTGTAGCTCTATGACAGAATTAATACTTTCAGAAAGGGTAGGAGCAGTGGGTGAAAATATTCTATTTACTTCAAATAATACTCCTATGGAAGAGTATAAAAAGGCATTGGAATTAAAAGCGATAATTAATTTTGACGATATTAATCACATTCAAAAGCTTAAAAGATTATATTCTCTTCCTGAAATTGGTTCTATACGGTATACACCTGAAAAAGCATATGGAACGGGAATTATAGGGAATCCTAAAGAAGCAAAGTTTGGGGTGCCATATAACAGGTTAATTGAAGGATATGAATTATTAAAACAAGAAGGAATTAAAAAATTTGGATTACATGCCATGATAATTTCAAATACTCTGGACATAAATATAATTGCTAGAAATACAGAATTGATTTTTGAAGCAGCTTTAAAAATATCCAAAAAATTAAATATAAATTTTTCTTTTATAGATATTGGTGGCGGATTTGGTATTCCTTACCATCCGCAGGAGAAAGAAATTAATCTTGAAGAATTGAGTATAAGGATTAAGGACTTATACTTTGAGTATTTTATAAAAAACAATATGAAACCACGTATTTTTACAGAAAATGGAAGATATATAACAGGTCCTCATGGTTACTTGATAACAAAGGTTTTGTATATAAAGGAAAGTTATAAAATATATGCCGGGGTAGATGCAAATATGTCCAGTTTAATGAGGCCTGCAATATATGGAGCGTATCATCATATAAGTGTGTTAGGAAAAAGCAAAACAAAAAAAGTTAGAAAATATGATGTTGTTGGATCATTATGTGAAAATAACGATAAATTTGCTATAAATAGAGAATTGCCAGAATTAGAGGAAGAAGATATTTTGATTATTCATGACGTTGGAGCACATGGCCATTCAATGGGATTTAATTATAATGGAAAATTACGTCCTGCGGAATTTATTTATGATGGTAAAGAATTTAAAATGATTAGAAGAGCAGAAACAATAGATGATTATTTTTCAACAATACAGGGAGGCGATATTTATGTTTAA
- a CDS encoding aspartate-semialdehyde dehydrogenase: MKVGIVGATGEVGRTMIKVLEESNLKVDGLRLFASKKSAGKKLKFKDKEYTIEEISENVMREKYDYLLFSAGGNVSRRYAPIAAEAGNVIIDNSSAFRMQENIPLVVPEINGEIIKNYKGIIANPNCSTIQMVLALSEIQKQIGIEEIFVSTYQAVSGAGNKGIQELLNQQNGINNTAHFPDIIMNNVIPQIGPILENGFTEEEMKMVNETRKIFNDDSISVYPTAVRVPVLYGHSESVVFRIKKDIPLETIKNLISATENVVYTEKLLTPLMVAGSNITYVSRLRKMGKNTFLIWIVADNVRVGAATNAVRILLKHLEMRD, encoded by the coding sequence ATGAAGGTTGGAATTGTAGGCGCTACAGGTGAGGTAGGTAGAACAATGATAAAAGTTCTGGAAGAATCGAATTTAAAAGTAGATGGATTAAGGCTATTTGCTTCAAAAAAATCAGCAGGTAAAAAATTAAAATTTAAAGATAAAGAATATACAATTGAGGAAATATCAGAAAATGTTATGAGAGAAAAATATGATTATTTATTGTTTTCGGCAGGTGGAAATGTTTCAAGGAGATATGCACCAATTGCTGCTGAAGCTGGAAATGTAATTATTGATAATTCATCAGCTTTCAGAATGCAGGAAAATATACCATTGGTTGTGCCAGAAATAAATGGTGAAATAATAAAAAATTACAAAGGAATAATTGCAAATCCAAATTGCTCTACTATTCAAATGGTCCTTGCATTATCTGAAATTCAGAAACAAATAGGAATAGAAGAAATATTTGTAAGTACTTATCAGGCAGTTTCTGGAGCAGGTAATAAAGGAATTCAAGAATTGTTAAATCAACAAAATGGAATTAATAATACAGCCCATTTTCCGGATATAATTATGAATAATGTAATTCCGCAAATTGGTCCTATATTGGAAAATGGTTTTACTGAAGAAGAGATGAAAATGGTTAATGAAACAAGGAAAATTTTTAATGATGATTCGATAAGTGTTTATCCTACTGCAGTTAGAGTTCCTGTATTATATGGGCATTCAGAAAGCGTAGTTTTCAGGATAAAGAAAGATATTCCTTTAGAAACAATTAAAAATCTTATTTCCGCAACAGAAAATGTTGTATATACAGAAAAGTTGTTAACTCCTTTAATGGTTGCTGGAAGTAATATAACCTATGTTTCACGTTTAAGAAAAATGGGAAAAAATACCTTTTTAATTTGGATAGTTGCCGATAATGTAAGGGTTGGAGCTGCAACAAATGCGGTAAGAATATTATTAAAACACCTGGAAATGAGGGATTAA